Proteins encoded in a region of the Burkholderia ubonensis subsp. mesacidophila genome:
- a CDS encoding patatin-like phospholipase family protein — MFDQIVFAGGGNRCWWQAGFWDVAQPALALRPRVIAGISAGAATACMLYTRDAAWVMRYYEEALRDNRKNAYWGNLFGREAVFPHYRIYRQALLDIYGEPFAKLADAPEIRIGVSHVPRWLGARSAVAAGLVAYNIEKYVRKTLHPTLGRALGFRPEFVRAQDCARVEDLADLILQSSCTPPFTPVLRRNGRPVLDGGMVDNVPVGALDASPGRVLVLVTRLYPRPQMFTVAHGEQQRLYVQPSSKVPISSWDYTRPSQMRHAYDLGRRDGEHFLARVDAMTGGRAAA, encoded by the coding sequence ATGTTCGACCAGATCGTGTTCGCGGGCGGCGGCAACCGCTGCTGGTGGCAGGCGGGTTTCTGGGACGTCGCGCAACCGGCGCTCGCGCTGCGGCCGCGCGTGATCGCGGGGATCTCTGCCGGCGCCGCGACCGCGTGCATGCTGTATACGCGCGACGCGGCATGGGTGATGCGCTATTACGAGGAGGCGCTGCGCGACAACCGGAAGAACGCGTACTGGGGCAACCTGTTCGGCCGCGAGGCGGTGTTTCCGCACTACCGGATCTACCGGCAGGCGTTGCTCGACATCTACGGCGAGCCGTTCGCGAAGCTCGCCGACGCACCCGAGATCCGCATCGGCGTGTCGCACGTGCCGCGCTGGCTCGGCGCGCGCAGCGCGGTCGCGGCGGGGCTCGTCGCGTACAACATCGAGAAATACGTGCGCAAGACGCTGCATCCGACGCTCGGTCGCGCGCTCGGTTTCCGGCCCGAATTCGTGCGCGCGCAGGACTGCGCGCGCGTCGAGGATCTCGCCGACCTGATCCTGCAGTCGTCGTGCACGCCGCCGTTCACGCCGGTCCTGCGCCGCAATGGCCGGCCGGTGCTCGATGGCGGGATGGTCGACAACGTGCCGGTCGGCGCGCTCGATGCGTCGCCGGGCCGCGTGCTGGTGCTCGTCACCCGGCTGTACCCGCGGCCGCAGATGTTCACGGTCGCGCACGGCGAACAGCAGCGCCTCTACGTGCAGCCGTCGAGCAAGGTGCCGATTTCGAGCTGGGACTACACGCGCCCGTCGCAGATGCGGCACGCGTACGACCTCGGCCGGCGCGACGGCGAGCACTTCCTCGCGCGTGTCGACGCGATGACGGGCGGGCGCGCCGCCGCCTGA